One window of Microbacterium sediminis genomic DNA carries:
- a CDS encoding amino acid ABC transporter permease, which yields MAQRTITTVPVRHYGRWITGAVVLALLGAVIYAFSQADIQYGQTLRFLTVDTILEGMVGTLVISVAAQALGIVLGVVAAVMRLSANPVARWVAGGYVWLFRGTPVLVQLLLWYNLSLVFPEVFGMDTNTLMTPFLAALLGLGINEGAYMAEIVRAGIGSIDQGQIEAAKAIGMRPGRTMRRIVLPQAMRVIVPPTGNEFINMLKTSSLAYSIQYGELLLSAVKIYSNNLLVVELLLTVSIWYLILTTVFSIGQYFLEQRFHYSSVSDASSVGDILKRILPGRTR from the coding sequence ATGGCGCAGCGGACGATCACCACGGTGCCGGTCCGGCACTACGGTCGCTGGATCACCGGCGCCGTGGTGCTCGCCCTGCTCGGCGCCGTCATCTACGCCTTCTCGCAGGCCGACATCCAGTACGGCCAGACGCTGCGCTTCCTCACCGTCGACACGATCCTCGAGGGCATGGTCGGCACCCTGGTGATCAGCGTGGCCGCGCAGGCGCTGGGCATCGTTCTCGGCGTGGTCGCGGCGGTGATGCGGCTCTCGGCGAATCCCGTCGCCCGCTGGGTGGCCGGCGGCTACGTGTGGCTGTTCCGCGGCACGCCCGTGCTCGTGCAGCTGCTGCTCTGGTACAACCTCTCGCTCGTGTTCCCCGAGGTGTTCGGCATGGACACGAACACGCTCATGACGCCGTTCCTCGCCGCCCTGCTCGGTCTCGGCATCAACGAGGGCGCGTACATGGCCGAGATCGTCCGAGCCGGCATCGGGTCGATCGACCAGGGTCAGATCGAGGCGGCCAAGGCGATCGGCATGCGTCCGGGCCGCACCATGCGCCGGATCGTGCTGCCGCAGGCGATGCGGGTGATCGTGCCGCCCACCGGCAACGAGTTCATCAACATGCTGAAGACCTCGTCGCTGGCGTACTCGATCCAGTACGGCGAGCTGCTGCTGTCGGCCGTGAAGATCTACTCCAACAACCTGCTCGTCGTCGAGCTGCTGCTGACGGTCTCGATCTGGTACCTGATCCTGACCACCGTGTTCAGCATCGGCCAGTACTTCCTCGAGCAGCGGTTCCACTACAGCTCGGTGAGCGACGCCTCCAGCGTCGGCGACATCCTGAAGCGCATCCTGCCGGGGAGGACCCGATGA
- a CDS encoding amino acid ABC transporter ATP-binding protein, whose protein sequence is MNAPLVEAVDVRKQFGDNEVLKGITLAVAPGEVVCLIGPSGSGKSTFLRCINHLERIDGGELRVAGDLVGYREHNGKLYELREKEVAARREKIGMVFQRFNLFGHMTATENVMEGPVGVLGVPKAQAQAEARQLLTRVGLAHRLDAYPHELSGGQQQRVAIARALAMKPQLMLFDEATSALDPELVGEVLDVMRELADEGMTMIVVTHEMGFARDVADRVVFMDGGVVVEEGAARDVIERPQHPRTQEFLGKVR, encoded by the coding sequence ATGAACGCTCCGCTCGTCGAGGCCGTCGACGTCCGCAAGCAGTTCGGCGACAACGAGGTGCTCAAGGGCATCACGCTGGCCGTCGCCCCGGGCGAGGTCGTGTGCCTGATCGGGCCGTCGGGCTCCGGCAAGTCCACGTTCCTGCGCTGCATCAACCACCTCGAGCGCATCGACGGGGGAGAGCTGCGCGTGGCCGGCGATCTCGTGGGCTACCGCGAGCACAACGGCAAGCTCTACGAGCTGCGCGAGAAGGAGGTCGCCGCCCGCCGCGAGAAGATCGGCATGGTCTTCCAGCGCTTCAACCTGTTCGGCCACATGACGGCCACCGAGAACGTGATGGAGGGCCCCGTCGGCGTGCTCGGCGTGCCGAAGGCCCAGGCGCAGGCGGAGGCCCGCCAGCTGCTCACGCGCGTGGGCCTGGCGCACCGCCTCGACGCCTACCCGCACGAGCTGTCGGGCGGCCAGCAGCAGCGCGTGGCGATCGCCCGCGCGCTCGCGATGAAGCCGCAGCTGATGCTCTTCGACGAGGCGACCTCGGCGCTCGACCCCGAGCTGGTGGGCGAGGTGCTCGACGTGATGCGCGAGCTGGCCGACGAGGGCATGACGATGATCGTCGTCACCCATGAGATGGGCTTCGCCCGCGACGTGGCCGACCGCGTGGTGTTCATGGACGGCGGCGTGGTTGTCGAGGAGGGCGCCGCGCGCGACGTGATCGAGCGTCCACAGCACCCGCGCACGCAAGAGTTCCTGGGCAAGGTGCGCTGA
- a CDS encoding type II toxin-antitoxin system Phd/YefM family antitoxin — translation MNEVGIRELKQNASAVVARVAEGETLTVTDRRRPVAQLIPLGGGRLSQLVASGQARPAKRPLGELGVPTVGGDLTSPLRAMRDDERY, via the coding sequence ATGAACGAAGTGGGCATCCGAGAGCTGAAGCAGAATGCGTCGGCGGTGGTCGCTCGGGTAGCGGAGGGTGAGACGTTGACGGTCACCGATCGGCGCCGCCCCGTCGCGCAGCTCATTCCTCTGGGTGGAGGTCGTCTCTCCCAGCTGGTTGCATCCGGTCAGGCTCGGCCGGCGAAGCGTCCCCTCGGGGAGCTCGGAGTACCCACCGTCGGCGGCGACCTCACCTCACCGCTTCGTGCCATGCGCGACGACGAGAGGTACTGA
- a CDS encoding GmrSD restriction endonuclease domain-containing protein, producing MSDPCASIHMHPGRRALTRSTFPVAPPLQRRGSEVAFDTPQYNLADYLKWTQNGDLQLPDFQREYKWDDERIRQLLVTVLRGHPMGAVMLLETGNDQVRFKPKVITGSGAPQDSSPRWLLLDGQQRLTSLTQALTGDGVVGTRDSRGKLIERRYFVDIRMALEGEDRIEEAVVSVPADGIERTDFGRKITLDVSTRERQTAQGFFPVNLIFGEFEVMRWLYELEDQSLGQRFMNEILAPASRYQIPAIELDKTTSKAAVATVFEKVNTGGMPLDVFELLTSTFAGDANYFNSTGKDFRLKDDWDEVEQEFRNHPVLAASKSTDFLQAITLLATRKRNRESTSSRPPAVSAKREDVLKLELSDYLEWRDKVKEGFLWAGRFLTDLCIFDTRFLPYSTQIVPLAVIRVLLGSQADALGVTAKLQQWYWSGVLGELYGSTTETRFVRDIEQVPVWALGETDVAPGTVTEAGFSEVRLYSLRTRNAAAYKGIYALQIAQGAKDWIKNHRFDLQTHKDLATDVHHIFPKAWARANEIDAALYDSIINKTPLAAETNRAIGGSAPSSYLARVEKNSHLSAAEVDDVLRTHGIDPVALRADDFDAHVEHRRKFLIGLIEGAMGKRVQRDAEGRDAADVAAEFDLSGDTDDIDDD from the coding sequence ATGTCCGATCCCTGTGCCAGTATCCATATGCACCCGGGTAGACGAGCGCTCACGCGTTCGACCTTCCCTGTCGCGCCCCCGCTGCAACGAAGAGGATCCGAAGTGGCTTTCGACACACCGCAGTACAACCTCGCCGACTACCTGAAGTGGACTCAGAACGGCGACCTGCAGCTCCCGGACTTCCAGCGTGAGTACAAGTGGGACGACGAGCGGATCCGTCAGCTCCTCGTCACTGTGCTGCGGGGCCACCCGATGGGTGCGGTGATGCTGCTGGAGACCGGGAACGACCAGGTGCGGTTCAAGCCGAAGGTCATCACCGGGTCGGGCGCACCGCAGGATTCGAGCCCCCGCTGGCTGCTGCTCGACGGGCAGCAGCGGTTGACCTCGCTGACGCAGGCGCTCACGGGGGACGGCGTGGTCGGAACGCGCGACTCCCGCGGCAAGCTCATCGAACGGCGCTACTTCGTGGACATCCGCATGGCGCTGGAGGGGGAGGATCGCATTGAGGAAGCCGTCGTATCTGTTCCCGCCGACGGCATTGAGCGCACAGACTTCGGCCGCAAGATCACGTTGGACGTCTCGACGCGAGAGCGTCAGACGGCGCAGGGCTTCTTCCCTGTGAACCTGATCTTCGGCGAGTTCGAGGTGATGCGCTGGCTCTACGAGCTCGAGGATCAGTCGCTCGGCCAGCGGTTCATGAACGAGATCCTCGCGCCGGCGTCGCGCTACCAGATCCCGGCGATCGAGCTCGACAAGACGACGAGCAAGGCAGCAGTCGCGACCGTGTTCGAAAAGGTGAACACGGGCGGCATGCCCCTCGACGTCTTCGAACTCCTCACCTCGACGTTCGCCGGCGACGCCAACTACTTCAACAGCACGGGCAAGGACTTCCGTCTCAAGGACGACTGGGACGAGGTCGAGCAGGAGTTCAGGAACCACCCCGTGCTGGCGGCCTCCAAGAGCACGGACTTCCTCCAGGCGATCACGTTGCTCGCCACGCGCAAGCGGAATCGCGAGAGCACGTCATCTCGTCCGCCCGCGGTGTCGGCGAAGCGCGAGGATGTCCTGAAGCTGGAGCTGTCGGACTACCTTGAGTGGCGTGACAAGGTGAAGGAGGGCTTCCTCTGGGCCGGCCGGTTCTTGACCGACCTCTGCATTTTCGACACCCGCTTCCTGCCGTACTCGACGCAGATCGTCCCGCTCGCGGTCATCCGCGTTCTTCTCGGATCGCAGGCCGACGCGCTCGGCGTGACGGCCAAGCTCCAGCAGTGGTACTGGTCTGGGGTGCTCGGCGAGCTGTACGGGTCGACGACCGAGACACGCTTCGTCCGCGACATCGAGCAGGTTCCCGTCTGGGCGCTGGGCGAGACCGACGTGGCGCCCGGCACGGTGACCGAAGCCGGGTTCAGCGAAGTGCGGCTCTACTCTCTGCGCACGCGCAATGCCGCTGCCTACAAGGGCATCTACGCGTTGCAGATCGCACAGGGCGCGAAGGACTGGATCAAGAACCACCGCTTCGATCTGCAGACGCACAAGGACCTCGCCACGGACGTTCACCACATCTTCCCGAAGGCATGGGCGCGGGCGAACGAGATCGACGCCGCCCTGTACGACAGCATCATCAACAAGACGCCACTGGCGGCCGAGACCAACCGTGCGATCGGCGGCTCGGCGCCGTCGTCCTACTTGGCGCGCGTGGAGAAGAACTCCCACCTGTCCGCCGCCGAGGTCGATGACGTCCTTCGGACGCACGGCATCGACCCGGTCGCGCTTCGGGCGGACGACTTCGACGCGCATGTGGAGCACCGTCGCAAGTTCCTCATCGGGCTCATCGAGGGCGCAATGGGGAAGCGTGTGCAGCGCGACGCTGAGGGACGCGACGCGGCGGATGTCGCGGCTGAGTTCGATTTGTCCGGCGACACGGACGATATCGACGACGATTGA
- a CDS encoding nuclease-related domain-containing DEAD/DEAH box helicase, whose amino-acid sequence MARMIPARPRSGANGSERRVFDAFAGARGIDDWVVIHGLQIRRHVGQFQGEADFIVIVPGHGMVVIEAKSPEYVEYRDGEWTLDRVPNPGKSPFDQVDGAVRSLRGFLKSRELLAGSEPIARLVWFTSLGRHLFENRSPGDMQFFEWELAFRDDLRDPVALVEHVLAEHDAWYAAVEGVDHDPSVMTPEHSDAIARALVGDFAGGRTAADRKLERRDDEEKLLKSQRVLLDAVARNSRLCFEGPAGTGKSYLLTSLAKTWAAEGARTLLTCWNLLMADELVAAGRHRPTLEAMSLNALLLRIAGVEKNPDDAPRGWYEQELPRLALERLRADPSLGGYDAICIDEFQDVAGFPDVVALLRELAEPSAASAPARVAVAADPRQQILRPAETHADPWAVASESFPGMVHVAMRQSVRQVRALSSAAEELLGRRFGYTGHRLVSNDVGGMRVDRVGDSPTSALAGALRDLLQQHPAHDIVVLSPFGERRSLVGRMLASPHFTKDEKWLRAQLRHVGDTPDDARPKGAVRWGSIGKFKGLDAEAVILTDIGDDGLAFAKETGLPWFDLLYVGLTRAKYRCVVLPN is encoded by the coding sequence ATGGCTCGCATGATCCCCGCTCGTCCGCGATCCGGGGCGAACGGGTCCGAGCGTCGCGTGTTCGACGCGTTCGCGGGCGCACGCGGGATCGACGACTGGGTCGTCATCCACGGGCTGCAGATCCGGCGGCACGTAGGGCAGTTCCAGGGCGAGGCCGACTTCATCGTCATCGTCCCCGGGCACGGCATGGTGGTGATCGAGGCGAAGAGCCCCGAGTACGTGGAGTACCGCGACGGGGAGTGGACCCTCGACCGCGTGCCGAACCCGGGCAAGAGCCCGTTCGACCAGGTCGACGGCGCCGTGCGGAGCCTGCGCGGCTTCCTGAAGTCGCGCGAGCTGCTCGCGGGATCCGAGCCGATCGCGCGGCTCGTGTGGTTCACGTCGCTCGGGCGCCACCTGTTCGAGAACCGATCCCCCGGCGACATGCAGTTCTTCGAGTGGGAGCTGGCGTTCCGCGACGACCTGCGCGATCCCGTCGCGCTGGTCGAGCACGTGCTTGCCGAGCACGACGCCTGGTATGCGGCCGTGGAGGGCGTGGATCACGATCCGAGCGTCATGACTCCTGAGCACTCGGACGCGATCGCTCGCGCGCTGGTCGGCGACTTCGCCGGCGGGCGCACCGCCGCCGATCGGAAGCTCGAGCGGCGCGACGACGAGGAGAAGCTGCTGAAGTCGCAGCGGGTGCTCCTCGACGCCGTCGCGCGCAACAGCCGCCTCTGCTTCGAAGGCCCTGCCGGCACCGGCAAGAGCTACCTGCTCACCTCGCTCGCGAAGACCTGGGCCGCCGAGGGCGCGCGCACGCTGCTCACGTGCTGGAACCTGCTCATGGCCGACGAGCTCGTCGCGGCCGGGCGCCACCGGCCGACGCTCGAGGCGATGAGCCTCAACGCGCTCTTGCTCCGGATCGCCGGCGTCGAGAAGAACCCGGACGACGCCCCGCGCGGCTGGTACGAGCAGGAGCTGCCGCGGCTCGCGCTCGAGCGGCTCCGGGCCGACCCCTCGCTCGGCGGCTACGACGCCATCTGCATCGACGAGTTCCAGGACGTCGCGGGCTTCCCCGACGTCGTCGCTCTGCTGCGGGAGCTCGCCGAGCCGTCCGCCGCCTCCGCGCCTGCTCGCGTCGCGGTCGCCGCCGATCCGCGCCAGCAGATCCTGCGCCCCGCGGAGACGCATGCGGATCCGTGGGCGGTCGCCTCGGAGTCGTTCCCTGGCATGGTGCACGTCGCGATGCGGCAGAGCGTGCGGCAGGTGCGTGCTCTCTCGTCGGCGGCCGAGGAGCTGCTCGGGCGGCGCTTCGGCTACACGGGGCACCGGCTCGTCTCGAACGACGTGGGCGGCATGCGCGTGGATCGCGTCGGCGACTCCCCCACCTCGGCGCTGGCCGGCGCCCTGCGCGACCTGCTGCAGCAGCACCCGGCCCATGACATCGTGGTGCTCAGCCCTTTCGGCGAGCGCCGGTCGCTCGTCGGCCGGATGCTCGCGAGCCCGCACTTCACGAAGGACGAGAAGTGGCTGCGCGCACAGTTGCGCCACGTCGGCGACACCCCGGATGACGCGCGCCCGAAGGGCGCGGTGCGCTGGGGATCCATCGGCAAGTTCAAGGGGCTCGACGCCGAGGCCGTCATCCTCACCGACATCGGCGACGACGGCCTGGCCTTCGCGAAGGAGACCGGCCTGCCCTGGTTCGACCTGCTCTACGTCGGCCTCACGCGCGCGAAGTACCGGTGCGTGGTGCTGCCGAACTGA
- a CDS encoding DUF72 domain-containing protein: MTGDVRVGISGWRYANWRGDFYPTGLPQRLELAYAAERMNSVELNGSFYSLQRPESYRRWRDAVPDDFVFAVKGSRYITHMLRLRDVDTALANFLASGVLALGPKLGPILWQLPERQAFDPEALDAFLRLLPRTTGEALERARQHDERLEGRAWLEIEEDVPIRHALEPRSRSFEDPALPELLRRHGVALTVADTAGLWPAFGEVTADFVYMRLHGATALYMSGYTPDELEAWAARIVAWADGSGTFDGRPRDVYVYFDNDGQGHAPHDAVALAGRLTRA, translated from the coding sequence ATGACGGGTGACGTGCGCGTGGGGATCTCGGGTTGGCGATACGCCAACTGGCGCGGCGACTTCTACCCCACCGGGCTCCCCCAGCGGCTCGAGCTCGCGTACGCGGCCGAGCGGATGAACTCGGTCGAGCTGAACGGATCGTTCTACTCCCTGCAGCGGCCGGAGAGCTACCGGCGCTGGCGCGACGCCGTGCCCGACGACTTCGTGTTCGCGGTGAAGGGATCGCGCTACATCACCCACATGCTGCGGCTGCGCGACGTCGACACCGCGCTGGCCAACTTCCTCGCCTCGGGCGTGCTCGCGCTGGGGCCGAAGCTCGGGCCGATCCTGTGGCAGCTGCCCGAGCGACAGGCGTTCGATCCCGAGGCGCTCGACGCGTTCCTGCGCCTACTCCCCCGCACCACCGGCGAGGCGCTCGAGCGGGCGCGGCAGCACGATGAGCGCCTCGAGGGCCGGGCGTGGCTGGAGATCGAGGAGGACGTGCCGATCCGTCACGCCCTCGAGCCGCGCTCGCGCAGCTTCGAGGACCCGGCGCTGCCCGAGCTGCTGCGCCGGCACGGCGTCGCGCTCACCGTGGCCGACACCGCCGGGCTGTGGCCGGCGTTCGGCGAGGTCACCGCCGACTTCGTGTACATGCGCCTGCACGGCGCCACGGCGCTGTACATGAGCGGCTACACGCCCGACGAGCTCGAGGCGTGGGCCGCGCGCATTGTGGCCTGGGCCGATGGATCGGGCACGTTCGACGGCCGCCCGCGCGACGTGTATGTCTACTTCGACAACGACGGCCAGGGCCACGCCCCGCACGACGCCGTCGCGCTGGCCGGCCGCCTCACGCGCGCGTGA
- a CDS encoding TraR/DksA family transcriptional regulator: MESLRELLTQARSRAAQALAAREADLARLSEARGDSTADDEHDPEGATLADEWSRLTGLAAAARAELAEIDVALARVDAGWDGRCEVCGRVIPVERLAVRPTAVRCVDCAA; this comes from the coding sequence ATGGAGTCGCTACGGGAGCTGCTGACGCAGGCACGATCGCGCGCCGCGCAGGCGCTGGCCGCCCGCGAGGCCGACCTGGCCCGCCTGAGCGAAGCCCGCGGCGACTCGACCGCCGACGACGAGCACGACCCCGAGGGCGCCACGCTCGCCGACGAGTGGTCGCGCCTCACGGGCCTGGCCGCCGCGGCCCGCGCGGAGCTCGCGGAGATCGACGTGGCCCTGGCCCGCGTGGACGCGGGCTGGGACGGGCGCTGTGAGGTGTGCGGGCGGGTGATCCCCGTCGAGCGGCTCGCGGTGCGCCCGACCGCGGTGCGGTGCGTGGACTGCGCGGCGTGA
- a CDS encoding DoxX family protein, producing the protein MTALRHIARVALGTALIGAGVSHLTVAREEFRAQVPEFVPLDPDTTVVISGVKEVLLGTLLVFARKRRGLVGWLAALFFVVIFPGNIAQWVHQRDGFGLDTDEKRFVRLFFQPVLVAWALWSTRGGKR; encoded by the coding sequence ATGACCGCCCTCCGCCACATCGCCCGCGTCGCGCTCGGGACGGCGCTGATCGGGGCCGGGGTGTCGCACCTCACGGTCGCGCGCGAGGAGTTCCGGGCGCAGGTGCCGGAGTTCGTGCCGCTCGATCCCGACACCACCGTCGTGATCTCCGGCGTGAAGGAGGTCCTGCTGGGCACGCTCCTGGTATTCGCGCGGAAGCGGCGCGGGCTGGTCGGGTGGCTGGCGGCGCTGTTCTTCGTGGTGATCTTCCCCGGCAACATCGCGCAGTGGGTGCATCAGCGCGACGGGTTCGGGCTCGACACCGACGAGAAGCGGTTCGTGCGGCTGTTCTTCCAGCCGGTGCTCGTCGCGTGGGCGCTGTGGTCCACGCGCGGCGGCAAGCGCTGA
- a CDS encoding type II toxin-antitoxin system VapC family toxin encodes MAVYVDTSALVKLVVREPESDALVAWAATEAAQAVSADLARTELVRAVRRSNPEQAERARDVLDSVTLLALTPEILESAGRIEPRGLRSLDAVHLAAALALGDDLDAIVTYDERLAEAARSHGVHVLAPE; translated from the coding sequence GTGGCCGTGTACGTCGACACCTCGGCCCTGGTGAAGCTCGTTGTCCGCGAGCCCGAGTCCGATGCACTCGTCGCGTGGGCTGCCACCGAGGCCGCGCAGGCTGTGAGCGCGGACCTCGCGCGCACCGAGCTGGTGAGGGCCGTGCGCCGCAGCAACCCGGAGCAGGCAGAGCGGGCGCGCGATGTGCTCGACAGCGTGACGCTGCTCGCACTGACGCCGGAGATCCTCGAATCAGCGGGGCGTATCGAACCGCGGGGGCTGCGCAGTCTGGACGCGGTTCATCTCGCAGCCGCGCTGGCCCTGGGGGATGATCTCGACGCGATCGTCACGTACGACGAGCGGCTCGCCGAGGCGGCACGATCGCACGGCGTGCACGTGCTCGCGCCGGAGTGA
- a CDS encoding NAD(P)-dependent alcohol dehydrogenase, producing MTTSVRAAVLHGVDEPFRFEDLTLADLKPDEVLVKIVATGLCHTDLAVQHGHIPGAFPFVLGHEGAGIVEQVGSAVQGFEVGDAVGLSYAACGHCRNCLAGREAYCLEFMPLNFGGVREDGTTTLAAADGTAVHGNFFGQSSFATHAIAAAKNVVKLPEGIPVELAGPLGCGIQTGAGTVLNSLDVPAGSTIVVAGTGAVGLSAIMGAKVAGATTIIAVDVIPERLEFAKRLGATHLINGKDEDTTARILEITGGGAPYAVDTTGVAPVIAQLINATAFGAKIALVGVPKPGSTIDLGLVAASGKTLVGAIEGDAIPQNFIPELIALHQAGRFPFDELITTYPFEQMEQAIADTQSGATVKAVLVMP from the coding sequence ATGACCACCTCCGTTCGTGCTGCCGTGCTCCACGGTGTTGACGAGCCGTTCCGCTTCGAAGACCTCACCCTCGCCGACCTCAAGCCCGATGAGGTGCTGGTGAAGATCGTCGCGACCGGCCTGTGTCACACCGACCTCGCCGTGCAGCACGGCCACATCCCGGGCGCCTTCCCGTTCGTGCTCGGCCACGAGGGCGCGGGCATCGTGGAGCAGGTCGGCTCGGCGGTGCAGGGCTTCGAGGTCGGCGACGCGGTCGGCCTGTCGTACGCCGCCTGCGGTCACTGCCGCAACTGCCTCGCCGGGCGCGAGGCGTACTGCCTCGAGTTCATGCCGCTGAACTTCGGCGGCGTGCGCGAGGACGGCACCACCACCCTCGCCGCCGCGGACGGCACCGCCGTGCACGGCAACTTCTTCGGCCAGTCGTCGTTCGCCACCCACGCGATCGCCGCCGCCAAGAACGTCGTCAAGCTGCCCGAGGGCATCCCGGTCGAACTGGCCGGCCCGCTCGGCTGCGGCATCCAGACCGGCGCCGGCACCGTGCTGAACTCGCTCGACGTGCCCGCCGGCTCGACGATCGTCGTGGCCGGCACCGGTGCCGTGGGCCTGTCGGCGATCATGGGCGCCAAGGTTGCCGGCGCGACGACGATCATCGCCGTCGACGTGATCCCCGAGCGCCTCGAGTTCGCAAAGCGCCTCGGAGCCACGCACCTCATCAACGGCAAGGACGAGGACACCACCGCCCGCATTCTCGAGATCACCGGCGGCGGCGCCCCGTACGCCGTCGACACCACCGGTGTGGCTCCGGTGATCGCCCAGCTGATCAACGCCACCGCCTTCGGCGCGAAGATCGCGCTCGTGGGCGTGCCGAAGCCGGGCTCGACGATCGACCTCGGCCTCGTGGCCGCCTCGGGCAAGACGCTCGTCGGCGCGATCGAGGGCGACGCGATCCCGCAGAACTTCATCCCCGAGCTGATCGCGCTGCACCAGGCCGGTCGGTTCCCGTTCGACGAGCTGATCACCACCTACCCGTTCGAGCAGATGGAGCAGGCGATCGCCGACACCCAGTCGGGCGCGACGGTCAAGGCCGTCCTCGTGATGCCCTGA